Proteins encoded together in one Candidatus Sysuiplasma jiujiangense window:
- a CDS encoding DUF4145 domain-containing protein, translating into MTESIIVRVDKQTKAKLRKYKINMSKSIREFLKSEIAAREEEELASLLEKSRKILSKMSDEEIVMAVRSARYGR; encoded by the coding sequence ATGACAGAAAGCATAATTGTCAGGGTTGATAAACAGACAAAGGCCAAATTGAGGAAATACAAGATCAATATGAGCAAGTCGATCAGGGAGTTTCTGAAGTCGGAAATCGCAGCGAGAGAAGAGGAAGAACTGGCTTCGCTCCTTGAAAAATCAAGAAAGATACTCTCTAAAATGTCCGATGAAGAAATTGTCATGGCAGTCAGGTCTGCGAGGTATGGAAGGTGA